A genomic window from Micromonospora ferruginea includes:
- a CDS encoding alpha/beta fold hydrolase — protein sequence MAYVKSNGIRLSYTISGTGDPVLLVMGSGASAQVWDMYQTPALRAAGYRTVTFDNRGIAPSDVPPGRYALEDLVADTRGLVEALDLRGCHVVGLSLGGLIVQRLLATDPELFTSAVLVATRSRADRARLAQDAADVALRESGIQLPAGYRAVRTVFEMLSPATVNNDAAVAEWLDLFELTYEPGEPNGQVWIDTATDRTADLAAVTAPCRVIAFTDDVVSPPHLGAEVAAAIPGCDFVEIPDCGHLGHLERPEVFNEAMLDFLGKHAVGRAAVSRAGGVR from the coding sequence ATGGCGTATGTGAAGAGCAACGGGATCCGGCTCTCGTACACCATTTCCGGCACCGGTGACCCGGTTCTGCTCGTGATGGGTTCGGGCGCCTCGGCCCAGGTCTGGGACATGTACCAGACCCCCGCGCTGCGGGCGGCCGGCTATCGGACGGTGACCTTCGACAACCGCGGCATCGCGCCGTCCGACGTGCCGCCGGGCCGGTACGCGCTGGAGGATCTGGTCGCCGACACGCGGGGCCTGGTGGAGGCGTTGGACCTGCGCGGGTGCCACGTCGTCGGACTGTCGCTGGGGGGCCTGATCGTGCAGCGGCTCCTGGCCACCGATCCGGAGCTGTTCACCAGCGCCGTCCTGGTGGCGACCCGGTCCCGCGCCGATCGCGCGCGGCTGGCCCAGGACGCGGCCGACGTGGCGTTGCGGGAGAGCGGCATCCAACTCCCGGCCGGATACCGCGCGGTGCGGACGGTCTTCGAGATGCTGTCGCCGGCGACCGTGAACAACGACGCCGCGGTCGCGGAGTGGCTGGACCTGTTCGAGCTGACCTACGAGCCGGGCGAGCCCAACGGTCAGGTGTGGATCGACACCGCGACGGACCGGACGGCCGACCTGGCCGCCGTCACCGCGCCCTGCCGGGTGATCGCCTTCACCGACGACGTGGTGAGCCCGCCGCACCTGGGCGCCGAGGTCGCCGCCGCCATCCCGGGCTGCGACTTCGTCGAGATCCCGGACTGCGGCCACCTCGGGCATCTGGAGCGGCCGGAGGTGTTCAACGAGGCGATGCTCGACTTCCTCGGCAAGCACGCGGTCGGTCGCGCCGCCGTGAGCCGGGCCGGCGGCGTCCGGTGA
- a CDS encoding ABC transporter permease subunit yields the protein MIWLTWRQFRAQALTAGVGLALFAAFLVFLGLRTRSAYDDNIVGCGSPADCSSAAEFFQDQFSTQITLASVLLLVIPVLIGIFWGAPLIARELETGTHRFVWNQSITRTRWLLVKLSFIALTAMAVTGLCSALLTWAASRYDLVLGERFGILFFGSRNIVPVGYALFAFILATLTGMLMRRIVPAMAVSLGIIAVLGIAVPLFVRPYLQPPIEKTVNFTVDSVRGAKLNVADKIQVGYSLDNAWVLDSWYPVYDKNGKEIATKDVQECITGDREKDAQCISERDVHFTAVYQPGDRYWTFQWLELGAYVALALILAAVSLGRIRRPLA from the coding sequence ATGATCTGGCTCACCTGGCGTCAATTCCGGGCACAGGCGCTCACCGCCGGCGTGGGGTTGGCCCTGTTCGCCGCCTTCCTGGTGTTCCTCGGCCTACGCACCCGCAGCGCGTACGACGACAACATCGTCGGCTGCGGCAGCCCCGCCGACTGTTCCTCGGCCGCCGAGTTCTTCCAGGACCAGTTCTCCACCCAGATCACGCTCGCCAGCGTGCTGCTGCTGGTCATCCCGGTCCTGATCGGCATCTTCTGGGGGGCGCCGCTGATCGCCCGGGAGCTGGAGACCGGCACCCACCGCTTCGTGTGGAACCAGAGCATCACCCGCACCCGCTGGCTGCTCGTGAAGCTCTCCTTCATCGCCCTGACCGCGATGGCCGTCACCGGTCTCTGCTCGGCGCTGCTCACCTGGGCGGCCAGCCGCTACGACCTGGTGCTCGGCGAGCGGTTCGGCATCCTGTTCTTCGGCTCGCGCAACATCGTGCCGGTGGGCTACGCGCTCTTCGCCTTCATCCTGGCCACCCTCACCGGGATGCTGATGCGCCGCATCGTGCCCGCGATGGCCGTCTCGCTGGGCATCATCGCCGTGCTCGGCATCGCGGTGCCCCTGTTCGTCCGCCCCTACCTGCAGCCGCCCATCGAGAAGACGGTCAACTTCACCGTCGACTCGGTGCGGGGCGCGAAGCTCAACGTCGCGGACAAGATCCAGGTCGGCTACAGCCTGGACAACGCCTGGGTGCTCGACTCGTGGTACCCGGTGTACGACAAGAACGGCAAGGAGATCGCCACGAAGGACGTGCAGGAGTGCATCACCGGCGACCGGGAGAAGGACGCGCAGTGCATCTCCGAGCGCGACGTGCACTTCACGGCCGTCTACCAGCCGGGCGACCGGTACTGGACGTTCCAGTGGCTGGAACTCGGGGCCTACGTGGCCCTCGCGCTGATCCTGGCGGCGGTCAGCCTCGGGCGGATCCGACGCCCGCTGGCGTGA
- a CDS encoding ABC transporter ATP-binding protein, producing MTLVLDTEGLGKRYGRHQALADCTLKIPTGRVIGLVGPNGAGKSTLLGLTSGLVKPTEGTIRVLGEAPAADASQLARVGFVAQDTPVYAGLSITEHMRLGAKLNPRWDGALAERRIRQLGLNPSQKAGSLSGGQRAQLALALAAGKRPDLLIFDEPVAALDPLARHGFLQSLMESVAELSASVILSSHLLEDLERVCDHLIVLSAGRVQVSGDVDDLVAKHYRLIGSHGSFAGLPPELEVIRDESNGHQQTLVVRAQGALPYSFKDAQHLSVEDLVLAYMGRADRSIASMPAHHTVEAFR from the coding sequence ATGACCCTCGTCCTCGACACCGAAGGGCTCGGCAAGCGATACGGGCGTCATCAGGCCCTGGCCGACTGCACCCTCAAGATCCCCACCGGACGGGTGATCGGCCTGGTCGGGCCGAACGGCGCCGGCAAGTCCACGCTGCTCGGGCTCACGTCGGGGCTCGTCAAGCCCACCGAGGGCACCATCCGGGTGCTCGGCGAGGCGCCCGCCGCCGACGCGTCGCAACTGGCCCGGGTCGGCTTCGTCGCGCAGGACACCCCGGTCTACGCGGGGCTCAGCATCACCGAGCACATGCGGCTGGGCGCCAAGCTCAACCCCCGGTGGGACGGCGCACTGGCCGAGCGGCGCATCCGCCAGCTAGGACTCAACCCGTCGCAGAAGGCGGGCTCCCTCTCCGGCGGCCAGCGCGCCCAGCTCGCCCTGGCACTCGCCGCCGGCAAGCGCCCCGATCTGCTCATCTTCGACGAGCCGGTCGCCGCGCTCGACCCGCTGGCCCGACACGGCTTCCTGCAGAGCCTGATGGAGTCGGTCGCCGAGCTCTCGGCCAGCGTCATCCTCTCCTCGCACCTCCTGGAGGATCTCGAGCGGGTGTGCGATCACCTGATCGTGCTCTCCGCGGGCCGGGTCCAGGTCAGCGGCGACGTCGACGACCTGGTGGCCAAGCACTACCGCCTCATCGGCTCGCACGGCAGCTTCGCCGGGCTGCCGCCCGAGCTGGAGGTCATCCGGGACGAGTCCAACGGCCACCAGCAGACGCTCGTCGTCCGCGCCCAGGGCGCGCTGCCCTATTCGTTCAAGGACGCCCAGCATCTCAGCGTCGAGGATCTCGTCCTCGCATACATGGGACGCGCGGACCGTTCGATCGCGAGCATGCCGGCACACCACACCGTGGAGGCTTTCCGATGA
- a CDS encoding MBL fold metallo-hydrolase gives MRHRPETRYLCSDVLVQPLVDRFDAWLYTVAPAPAALTLAHAQIPLMQRRLSRPGGAGVAALLESIKRDRGAMLDFAAAAATAEEMIADATAPDDLAALYRRLPQAVQGLVELTRDRGGRPGIRWIESLLYRSRVHDEQRQSIRIGPAPAGRARGLPGGPHLPGPDTLDLPVRFDAEAVTELARARVRPTTLDHLAEVLGLDGARAALLDRFLAPAPAVRSGRHLEAGGRIRYLGRSSFLVQTPEGAVLTDPFVDTRGRYVIGDLPDHVDLILLTNGWQEPAAFATLVQLRGRIGGVVVPRSSKGNIADPSLVLFLRHTGFPVVEVDDFEEVAFPGGSVVATPYQDDGAGPDVRAKSTYVVKAAGATVFVGSGSGSAEPLLYRGIRDVAGPIDMAFLARDVSAPPQAWLDALPGHPGERRVEPAPAADRAAAIVSGLDADEMWTYAPGAEPAVPGAIGDIERWCAGRGILARQLTGGREWRW, from the coding sequence ATGCGGCATCGCCCGGAGACCAGATATCTCTGCTCGGACGTGCTCGTCCAGCCATTGGTCGACCGCTTCGACGCGTGGCTCTACACGGTCGCGCCGGCCCCGGCCGCCCTGACCCTCGCGCACGCCCAGATCCCGCTCATGCAGCGTCGGCTGTCCAGGCCCGGCGGCGCCGGGGTGGCCGCGTTGCTGGAGTCGATCAAACGGGACCGCGGGGCCATGCTGGACTTCGCCGCCGCGGCGGCCACCGCGGAGGAGATGATCGCCGACGCGACCGCCCCGGACGACCTGGCCGCCCTCTACCGCCGGCTGCCGCAGGCGGTGCAGGGCCTGGTCGAGCTGACCCGCGACCGCGGCGGCCGGCCGGGCATCCGGTGGATCGAGTCGTTGCTCTACCGCAGCAGGGTCCATGACGAGCAGCGGCAGTCGATCCGGATCGGGCCGGCGCCCGCCGGTCGGGCCCGAGGTCTGCCGGGCGGCCCGCACCTGCCCGGGCCGGACACGCTCGACCTGCCGGTGCGCTTCGACGCCGAGGCCGTGACCGAGCTGGCCCGGGCCCGTGTCCGCCCGACCACCCTGGATCATCTCGCCGAGGTGCTGGGACTCGACGGCGCCCGAGCGGCGTTGCTCGACCGTTTCCTCGCGCCGGCGCCGGCGGTCCGGTCCGGCCGGCACCTCGAGGCGGGCGGCCGGATCCGCTATCTCGGGCGGTCGTCGTTCCTGGTGCAGACGCCCGAGGGCGCGGTGCTGACCGATCCCTTCGTCGACACCCGCGGCCGCTACGTGATCGGCGACCTCCCGGATCACGTCGACCTGATCCTGCTCACGAACGGCTGGCAGGAGCCCGCCGCCTTCGCGACGCTGGTCCAACTGCGGGGGCGGATCGGCGGTGTGGTCGTGCCCCGCAGCTCGAAGGGGAACATCGCCGACCCGTCGCTCGTGCTCTTCCTGCGGCACACCGGTTTCCCGGTCGTCGAGGTCGACGACTTCGAGGAGGTCGCCTTCCCCGGCGGGTCCGTGGTCGCGACCCCCTACCAGGACGACGGCGCCGGGCCCGACGTGCGGGCCAAGTCCACCTATGTGGTGAAGGCCGCCGGCGCGACCGTCTTCGTCGGCTCCGGATCGGGCAGCGCCGAACCGCTGCTGTACCGGGGGATCCGCGACGTCGCCGGTCCGATCGACATGGCCTTCCTCGCCCGGGACGTCTCCGCGCCGCCGCAGGCGTGGCTCGACGCCCTGCCGGGGCATCCGGGGGAGCGGCGGGTCGAACCGGCCCCGGCCGCGGACCGCGCCGCGGCGATCGTGTCCGGGCTCGACGCGGACGAGATGTGGACGTACGCCCCGGGCGCCGAGCCGGCCGTCCCCGGGGCGATCGGTGACATCGAGCGCTGGTGCGCCGGTCGGGGCATCCTCGCCCGGCAGCTCACCGGTGGACGCGAGTGGCGCTGGTGA
- a CDS encoding ABC transporter ATP-binding protein, with the protein MRARLYDENLTRQKIKAGTVRRILPYAKRRRGSLAVVLLATTVSAVIAAAGPLVLKRIIDDGITGQHLRVVVELSLLLVGLALVDVAAIFVQTLFSARVGQGLVYELRTAAFRHVQRQPLAFFTRVQTGSLVSRLNTDIIGAQQALTSVLAQSLSIVLTVALVLAAMFALSWQVTLAALVTVPIFFLPAKLLGRRVQRLIREGMQQDAAMSSMMNERFNVSGAMLAQLYGDPDREAGGFAARAARVRDIFVRQDVYGRLFFMSTTLLTACTTALVYGMGGALVIDGVLQIGTLVALLALLMRLYGPINQLTSMQRNVIAAVVSFDRVFELMDLQPLLRERPNARALPAPAEGDPAPEIVFDAVSFRYPAATEVSIPSLETHTRTAAEAQEQPWILRDVSFEVPAGKLTALVGPSGAGKSTITHLVPRLYDPVDGVVRVAGHDVRDLTLGSLRSTVGVVSQDAHLFHDTIRANLAYADPEASTEDIVRACTAARIWDMILALPDGLDTVVGDRGYRLSGGEKQRLALARVLLKSPPIVVLDEATAHLDAESEAAIQQALATALAGRTSLVIAHRLATVRDADQIVVLDEGRVRERGTHESLRAAGGLYADLYRTQFAPQSGSPLQVGPTS; encoded by the coding sequence ATGCGGGCCCGGCTGTACGACGAGAACCTCACGCGGCAGAAGATCAAGGCCGGCACGGTCCGCCGGATCCTGCCCTACGCCAAGCGCCGGCGCGGGTCGCTCGCCGTGGTCCTGCTGGCCACCACGGTCAGCGCCGTCATCGCCGCGGCCGGGCCGCTGGTGCTCAAGCGCATCATCGACGACGGCATCACCGGGCAGCACCTGCGCGTGGTGGTGGAGCTCAGCCTGCTGCTGGTCGGGCTGGCCCTGGTGGACGTGGCGGCGATCTTCGTGCAGACACTGTTCTCGGCCCGGGTCGGTCAGGGGCTCGTCTACGAGCTGCGGACGGCGGCCTTCCGGCACGTGCAGCGGCAGCCGCTGGCGTTCTTCACCCGGGTGCAGACCGGGTCGCTGGTGAGCCGGTTGAACACCGACATCATCGGCGCGCAGCAGGCCCTGACCTCGGTGCTGGCCCAGTCGCTGTCCATCGTGCTGACCGTCGCCCTGGTGCTGGCGGCGATGTTCGCGCTGTCCTGGCAGGTCACGCTGGCCGCCCTGGTGACGGTCCCGATCTTCTTCCTGCCGGCGAAGCTGCTGGGCCGGCGGGTGCAGCGGCTCATCCGCGAGGGCATGCAGCAGGACGCCGCGATGAGTTCGATGATGAACGAGCGGTTCAACGTCTCCGGCGCGATGCTCGCCCAACTCTACGGCGACCCGGACCGGGAGGCCGGCGGCTTCGCGGCGCGGGCGGCCCGGGTCCGCGACATCTTCGTGCGCCAGGACGTCTACGGGCGGCTGTTCTTCATGTCGACCACGCTGCTGACCGCCTGCACCACCGCGCTCGTCTACGGGATGGGCGGCGCGCTGGTGATCGACGGGGTGCTGCAGATCGGCACCCTCGTCGCGCTGCTGGCGCTGCTCATGCGGCTGTACGGCCCGATCAACCAGCTCACCAGCATGCAGCGCAACGTGATCGCCGCGGTGGTCAGCTTCGATCGGGTCTTCGAGCTCATGGACCTCCAGCCGCTGCTGCGCGAACGTCCGAACGCCCGCGCGCTGCCCGCTCCGGCGGAGGGCGACCCGGCGCCGGAGATCGTGTTCGACGCGGTGTCGTTCCGCTACCCGGCGGCCACCGAGGTGTCGATCCCGTCGTTGGAGACGCACACCCGCACCGCGGCCGAGGCGCAGGAGCAGCCGTGGATCCTGCGGGACGTGAGCTTCGAGGTTCCGGCCGGCAAGCTCACCGCCCTGGTGGGGCCGTCCGGCGCGGGCAAGAGCACGATCACCCATCTCGTCCCGCGGCTCTACGACCCGGTGGACGGCGTGGTGCGCGTCGCCGGGCACGACGTGCGCGACCTGACGCTGGGCTCGCTGCGGTCGACGGTCGGCGTCGTGTCCCAGGACGCCCATCTGTTCCACGACACGATCCGCGCCAACCTCGCGTACGCGGATCCGGAAGCCTCGACCGAGGACATCGTCCGGGCCTGTACCGCGGCCCGCATCTGGGACATGATCCTGGCGCTGCCCGACGGGCTGGACACGGTGGTGGGCGACCGCGGCTACCGGCTGTCCGGCGGCGAGAAGCAGCGTCTCGCCCTCGCTCGGGTGCTGCTCAAGTCTCCCCCGATCGTGGTGCTCGACGAGGCGACCGCGCACCTGGACGCGGAGTCCGAGGCGGCGATCCAGCAGGCGCTGGCGACCGCGCTGGCCGGCCGCACCTCGCTGGTCATCGCGCACCGGCTCGCCACGGTCCGCGACGCCGACCAGATCGTCGTGCTCGACGAGGGCCGGGTCCGCGAGCGCGGTACGCACGAGTCACTGCGGGCCGCCGGTGGTCTCTACGCCGACCTCTACCGCACCCAGTTCGCCCCGCAGTCGGGCTCGCCGCTGCAGGTGGGCCCCACGTCCTGA